From Coffea arabica cultivar ET-39 chromosome 2e, Coffea Arabica ET-39 HiFi, whole genome shotgun sequence, the proteins below share one genomic window:
- the LOC140036295 gene encoding protein FAR1-RELATED SEQUENCE 5-like encodes MDCNKLAEDRTPELGMEFNSEEDAYKFYNKYAFKIGFSVRKDYLNKDKDGVTTSRRYSCCKESVKRKYEGDMMPKRTQAPTKTGCGAKMVIVLLRGTMKYRVHDLVLEHNHELHIAQCSHMMPSQRKVSETQGFQAEISEDAGLSLKQSHELMGKELDCEEQITNIFWDDAGMLIDYNFFGDVVTFDTTYKTNKEYRPLGVFVGFNQHRQIVIFGAALMYDETIDSFKWVFSTFLEAMCGKRPSTKLTDQDHAIVAALSVVLPEIFHGLCTFHIRHNFMKDLGNHYKENSDLPYMFGACMYEIEEVE; translated from the exons ATGGATTGCAACAAATTGGCAGAAGATCGTACCCCTGAGTTAGGAATGGAGTTCAACAGTGAAGAGGATGCGTACAAGTTTTACAACAAGTATGCCTTTAAAATAGGTTTTAGTGTACGTAAAGACTATTTGAATAAAGACAAAGACGGCGTGACCACGTCTAGGAGATATAGTTGCTGCAAGGAAAGTGTGAAGCGCAAGTATGAAGGTGATATGATGCCAAAGAGGACACAAGCGCCGACGAAAACAGGGTGTGGTGCTAAAATGGTTATCGTGTTGCTTAGAGGGACAATGAAGTATCGTGTGCATGACCTTGTCTTAGAGCATAACCATGAGTTGCACATTGCTCAATGTTCGCACATGATGCCATCACAAAGAAAAGTGAGCGAGACTCAAGGATTTCAAGCTGAAATAAGCGAGGACGCTGGGCTTTCATTGAAACAGAGCCATGAGCTTATGGGAAAGGAG CTGGACTGTGAAGAGCAGATAACGAATATCTTTTGGGATGATGCAGGAATGTTAATTGACTACAACTTTTTTGGAGACGTAGTCACATTCGACACAAcctataaaacaaataaagaatacCGGCCACTTGGAGTGTTTGTGGGTTTTAACCAACATAGGCAAATTGTGATATTCGGTGCTGCCCTTATGTATGATGAGACTATAGATTCTTTCAAATGGGTGTTTAGTACATTTCTAGAAGCAATGTGCGGAAAGCGTCCAAGTACCAAACTAACTGACCAAGATCACGCCATAGTAGCCGCTCTTTCAGTTGTATTGCCTGAAATATTTCACGGTCTATGTACGTTTCACATAAGGCATAATTTTATGAAAGATCTTGGCAATCACTACAAGGAAAATAGTGACCTTCCATACATGTTTGGTGCCTGCATGTATGAGATTGAAGAAGTGGAATAA
- the LOC140036294 gene encoding protein FAR1-RELATED SEQUENCE 5-like has translation MVKKHNLENNEWLSGLYRIRDKWARCMMKERWTAGMRSTQLSESLNAAIKNHLKLNHDLVQFFRHFNRVVDDKRHNELIAEYEMRQKLPMVGLRQTPILVHAAETYSPTVFVAFQNEYDDSTAMVILRQQDAEMFVEFTVMRYDGGPERIVVRCSCKKYENEGILCGHALKVFDTVGIKTIPPKYVKRRWTKRALVGYCFDRRGRKIVADPKVIISTRYRELAPAMIKVATRAAMSEDTSKVVITVISDLAKRVELLLSKSEEQPSQNHKNLNVEERDKIEIVNEMGEVSESEPTSVEFDEHMFMGCCSSTDSVSEERAAISTHCDINGYHVFLPSPQERNNTQGLRLTIDAASPQRQVDE, from the exons ATGGTGAAGAAGCACAATCTTGAAAATAACGAATGGCTTTCCGGGCTGTATCGGATTCGTGATAAATGGGCAAGGTGTATGATGAAAGAAAGATGGACCGCGGGAATGCGAAGCACCCAACTTAGCGAAAGTCTAAATGCAGCaataaaaaatcatttgaaactgAATCACGACCTTGTGCAGTTCTTTAGACATTTTAATCGGGTGGTTGATGATAAGAGACATAATGAACTCATCGCAGAATATGAAATGAGGCAAAAGCTCCCCATGGTAGGGTTGAGGCAAACACCTATACTTGTGCATGCAGCAGAGACGTATTCACCAACCGTATTTGTTGCATTCCAAAATGAATATGACGATTCAACAGCTATGGTTATATTGAGACAACAAGATGCAGAGATGTTTGTGGAGTTTACGGTGATGAGGTATGATGGAGGACCTGAAAGAATAGTTGTACGCTGTAGTTGCAAAAAATACGAGAATGAAGGAATTTTATGTGGGCACGCGTTGAAGGTGTTTGATACCGTGGGCATAAAGACAATTCCTCCGAAATATGTTAAGAGGCGATGGACAAAAAGAGCTCTGGTTGGGTACTGTTTTGATCGACGAGGACGGAAAATTGTGGCTGATCCAAAAGTAATCATTTCAACTCGCTATCGGGAGCTCGCTCCAGCCATGATTAAGGTCGCAACTCGAGCAGCAATGTCGGAGGACACCAGCAAAGTAGTAATCACCGTCATATCCGATTTGGCAAAGAGAGTTGAGCTCCTCCTCTCAAAAAGCGAAGAGCAACCTTcacaaaatcataaaaatctgAATGTGGAGGAAcgggataaaattgaaattgtaaatgaaATGGGAGAG GTCTCAGAATCGGAGCCGACATCGGTTGAATTTGATGAACACATGTTTATGGGATGCTGTTCATCTACTGACTCAGTTTCG GAGGAGCGTGCGGCAATTTCAACACACTGTGATATTAATGGATATCATGTATTTTTACCATCACCGCAG GAAAGAAATAACACCCAGGGATTGCGACTAACTATTGACGCCGCCTCCCCTCAGAGGCAGGTTGATGAATGA